The Neoarius graeffei isolate fNeoGra1 chromosome 10, fNeoGra1.pri, whole genome shotgun sequence genome has a segment encoding these proteins:
- the LOC132892549 gene encoding pepsin A-like, translated as MKQILILCVLVALSQCIRVPLIKGKTARQRLQEQGLWEEYRKKHPYAPWVKFDQTGQESMTNYADLSYYGVITIGTPPQSFTVVMDTGSSNLWVPSVYCSSQACENHKQFNPQQSSTFRSTYQSLSIAYGTGSMTGFIGNDTVTVGGISVQNQVFGLSETEAPYMASMTADGILGLAYKSIASDDVTPVFDNMMSQGLVSQDLFSVYLSNEQEGSMLFLGEIDSSYYNGSIYWIPISSETYYQINMDSVSINGQAVACTGGCQTIIDTGTSFIVGPTSDVTYLNSRLGATLDQDGYYKLNCDTIQSLPSISFTLNGYPFSIPPSSYVSQDYYGCTTRFGRSAGSLWILGDVFIRNYYTIFNRQTNSIGLAQVA; from the exons ATGAAACAGATTCTGATCCTGTGTGTGTTGGTGGCACTCTCACAGTGCATCAG GGTACCGCTGATCAAGGGCAAAACTGCACGGCAGAGGCTGCAGGAGCAAGGTCTATGGGAGGAATACAGAAAGAAACATCCTTATGCCCCCTGGGTCAAGTTTGATCAGACTGGCCAAGAGTCCATGACCAATTATGCTGAT CTTTCTTACTATGGTGTGATTACCATCGGAACTCCTCCTCAGTCCTTCACAGTGGTTATGGACACAGGCTCATCTAATCTGTGGGTGCCGTCTGTGTACTGTTCCAGCCAAGCCTGCG aGAACCATAAGCAGTTCAATCCACAGCAATCCAGCACATTCCGGAGcacctatcagtctctctctattGCGTATGGCACAGGCAGCATGACCGGATTCATTGGAAATGACACTGTGACG GTTGGTGGAATTTCAGTGCAAAATCAGGTCTTCGGACTGAGTGAAACTGAGGCACCCTACATGGCTAGCATGACGGCAGATGGTATCCTGGGTCTGGCCTACAAATCCATtgcctctgatgatgtcactcctgtCTTTGACAACATGATGAGTCAGGGCTTGGTCTCCCAGGACCTCTTCTCAGTCTACCTGAGCAA tgAGCAAGAGGGTAGCATGTTGTTCCTGGGAGAGATTGACAGCTCCTACTACAATGGCAGCATCTACTGGATCCCAATTTCCTCTGAGACCTACTACCAGATCAACATGGACAG TGTTTCTATCAATGGGCAGGCTGTTGCTTGCACTGGAGGATGTCAGACTATTATTGACACTGGCACTTCCTTTATTGTTGGCCCAACATCAGACGTCACTTACCTTAATTCCAGGCTGGGCGCCACATTAGACCAAGATGGATAT TATAAGTTGAATTGTGACACCATCCAGAGCCTGCCTTCAATTTCCTTCACCCTTAATGGCTACCCCTTCTCCATCCCTCCTTCATCCTATGTCAGTCAG GACTATTATGGCTGCACAACACGTTTTGGTCGTAGTGCGGGCTCTCTATGGATTTTGGGTGATGTTTTCATCCGAAACTATTATACCATCTTTAACAGGCAGACCAACAGTATTGGCTTGGCTCAGGTTGCTTAA